One segment of Thermococcus profundus DNA contains the following:
- a CDS encoding cupin domain-containing protein yields MFVGHYTDVPEEDTGFEGVTIRWLVYPKLGAKNFAMRYFVLKKDAEIPIHQHDWEHEIFIMKGDGIITNEKEEVHVKAGNFLYVPPNEPHGYKALTETFEFLCLIPAKKEAVPEEKW; encoded by the coding sequence ATGTTCGTCGGACACTACACGGACGTTCCGGAGGAGGACACAGGTTTTGAGGGAGTAACTATAAGGTGGCTCGTCTATCCAAAGCTAGGTGCTAAGAACTTCGCCATGAGGTACTTCGTCCTCAAAAAGGACGCTGAAATACCGATCCACCAGCACGACTGGGAGCACGAGATATTCATCATGAAGGGAGATGGAATAATAACGAACGAAAAGGAAGAAGTCCACGTCAAGGCCGGGAACTTTCTCTACGTTCCGCCCAACGAGCCCCACGGTTACAAGGCCCTGACCGAGACATTTGAGTTCCTATGCCTCATTCCGGCAAAGAAAGAGGCCGTCCCAGAGGAGAAGTGGTAA
- a CDS encoding ferritin-like domain-containing protein: MAIDVDIIQDVETFLKNLNGYELLSYAICNEECGAETYEWLADHVEGALAAEFMTLARERRKHAEQIRGLFKDLYPGMEPLKFNAPPLDTLPVCREMLKVGSVEEAIGMALLSEMIGRDVYRKLKRLTGEEKVAELFGKLAEIKEDAYERLLTLYNAAVEAGAARQV, translated from the coding sequence ATGGCGATAGACGTTGATATTATACAAGACGTGGAGACGTTCCTGAAGAACCTCAACGGCTACGAACTCCTGAGCTACGCAATATGCAACGAGGAGTGCGGTGCGGAAACCTACGAGTGGCTCGCGGATCACGTGGAGGGGGCCCTGGCCGCCGAGTTCATGACCCTGGCCCGGGAGAGGAGGAAGCACGCGGAGCAGATAAGGGGGCTATTCAAGGATCTCTATCCCGGCATGGAACCGCTGAAGTTCAACGCCCCACCCCTAGACACCCTGCCGGTGTGCCGTGAAATGCTCAAGGTGGGAAGCGTCGAAGAGGCCATTGGGATGGCCCTGCTGTCGGAGATGATAGGCAGGGACGTCTACAGAAAGCTCAAGAGGCTCACGGGCGAGGAGAAAGTTGCAGAGCTGTTCGGGAAGCTGGCCGAGATAAAAGAAGATGCCTACGAAAGACTCCTCACTCTCTACAACGCCGCGGTCGAAGCTGGAGCGGCCCGCCAGGTTTAA
- a CDS encoding UPF0175 family protein: MEEVWILKEFEKVAQLMPRRALSLIKQDKELFMEIIISAYLDGLISLGKAAEVLGVTREEVVEEFKRRGIPIRTPDRDDIASEVEAIGCL, from the coding sequence ATGGAAGAGGTCTGGATACTGAAGGAGTTTGAAAAAGTTGCCCAACTTATGCCAAGGAGGGCCTTATCCCTAATAAAACAAGATAAGGAACTCTTTATGGAGATTATTATTTCCGCGTATCTTGATGGGCTGATAAGTCTTGGAAAAGCCGCCGAAGTTCTTGGAGTTACCAGAGAGGAAGTCGTAGAAGAATTTAAGCGCCGAGGGATCCCCATAAGAACGCCGGACAGAGACGACATTGCTTCCGAGGTGGAGGCGATAGGGTGTTTGTAG
- the arcS gene encoding archaeosine synthase subunit alpha, whose amino-acid sequence MEVIRHEGPGRLGLVRLGEHSFRTPALAGVDFTLSPFNSFFHPSDPGDYDFNLSPSIPLGFYTPEEVIQKAIGRLWSIDYEGFNAFYLPALRRTEYLDEFFKIIERYNFEAVYLGNSKIIIKEYRYFVRILRELRERFPNVMIIADLEPFFYPLAVYLGVDAFDTRSLKLYDFEGKGFTQFSPFVWSDTPNSFDFARKTILEVRKALESGKLRYLVENFFPTQYNAGILRIADLEHSDYLERYTPIQKETVYFISDASIRRPEVKRWHERVAERFVPSKNAELVLLFPCSARKPYSFSRSHTLYRKAVKDALGSGVFKVHELILTSPFGVVPREWEWLAKYDIVVTGHWGEEEIKPAAELLAKTLEKYPKDVPVIAHLDEAYVEIAKLASELSGREIIFTRVENGTTSSESLRSLTETLKEFELQATKEDRTYRYFENIRKVFDFYFGAGAGEAVLPGNGQVKGSKMLRLLIDGQQTGTFKDGVISVTPFGMQRIYDALNSYWVKVDFELRGDVFAVGVEEADPVIRPDDIVGIIRDGKVVGVGKAVLSGEEMVRTRKGVAVKVRKRA is encoded by the coding sequence ATGGAAGTTATCAGGCACGAGGGGCCCGGAAGGCTGGGCCTCGTTCGGCTGGGGGAGCACTCGTTCAGAACCCCCGCACTGGCAGGGGTAGACTTTACACTCTCCCCGTTCAACTCCTTCTTCCATCCCTCTGATCCCGGTGATTACGACTTCAACCTATCCCCCTCAATTCCCCTCGGCTTCTACACGCCGGAGGAGGTCATTCAGAAAGCAATTGGAAGGCTCTGGAGCATTGACTATGAAGGCTTCAACGCATTCTACCTTCCCGCCCTTAGGAGGACGGAGTATCTGGATGAGTTCTTCAAGATAATCGAGAGATACAACTTCGAAGCCGTCTACCTTGGCAACTCAAAGATCATCATCAAAGAGTACCGCTACTTCGTGAGAATTCTGAGGGAGCTTCGCGAGAGGTTCCCGAACGTCATGATCATAGCCGATTTGGAGCCCTTCTTCTATCCCCTCGCCGTTTATCTCGGCGTTGACGCCTTCGACACGCGCTCGCTCAAGCTCTACGACTTTGAGGGCAAGGGCTTCACCCAGTTCTCGCCCTTCGTCTGGAGCGATACCCCAAACTCCTTCGACTTCGCTCGCAAAACCATACTCGAGGTCAGAAAAGCCCTCGAAAGTGGAAAGCTCCGCTATCTCGTGGAGAACTTCTTCCCGACCCAGTATAACGCGGGAATCCTCAGGATAGCCGACCTTGAGCACTCGGATTACCTTGAGAGGTACACTCCGATTCAGAAGGAGACCGTCTATTTCATCAGCGACGCCTCCATAAGGAGGCCCGAGGTGAAGAGGTGGCACGAGCGCGTTGCTGAGCGGTTTGTCCCATCCAAGAATGCCGAGCTGGTCCTCCTATTTCCCTGCTCGGCCAGAAAACCCTATTCGTTCTCCCGCTCCCACACCCTCTACAGAAAGGCAGTTAAGGATGCTCTGGGTTCAGGAGTATTCAAAGTTCATGAACTCATCCTCACTTCTCCTTTCGGCGTCGTCCCAAGGGAGTGGGAGTGGTTAGCTAAGTACGACATAGTTGTTACGGGCCACTGGGGCGAGGAAGAGATAAAGCCGGCCGCGGAACTCTTAGCCAAAACTCTCGAAAAGTACCCGAAGGACGTGCCGGTGATAGCGCACCTAGATGAGGCCTACGTCGAGATCGCTAAGCTTGCCTCCGAGCTCTCCGGAAGGGAGATAATCTTCACCCGCGTTGAGAACGGGACGACGAGCAGTGAGAGCCTCCGCTCGCTCACTGAAACACTGAAGGAGTTCGAACTTCAGGCCACCAAGGAAGATAGAACCTACCGCTACTTCGAGAACATCAGGAAGGTCTTCGACTTCTACTTCGGAGCGGGAGCTGGGGAGGCGGTTCTCCCTGGGAATGGACAGGTTAAGGGCTCGAAGATGCTCCGCCTCCTCATCGACGGCCAGCAGACCGGGACGTTCAAGGACGGCGTTATAAGCGTCACACCCTTTGGAATGCAGCGTATATACGACGCTCTCAACTCCTACTGGGTGAAGGTGGACTTCGAGCTCCGCGGCGACGTCTTCGCCGTTGGGGTTGAAGAGGCTGATCCAGTAATCAGGCCGGACGACATCGTTGGAATAATCCGCGATGGGAAGGTTGTTGGCGTAGGAAAGGCAGTGCTCAGCGGCGAGGAAATGGTTAGGACGAGGAAGGGAGTGGCAGTTAAGGTGAGGAAGAGGGCATGA
- a CDS encoding coiled-coil protein, whose protein sequence is MPTVKVDPEEIKRIKKEIEALEKERSEIRAKLDELEKELQSWIQKRDEKNKEVQQLRQKGREYKAKRDEINAQIQALKKNREEINAKLDLLYQEILEYRTKRDEYNQLRRLNMPAEKIQEKIEKLEWELQTNPKITPEREKQIVDQIQVLATELEIIQQADRFHKKLVETRKKVDQLKKARRAISLEIQKLANQSQQFHEMMIKAFNQADEVKKEADEYHAKVVELRDKVREVRRQLRELERKIREYDDKHKELIAYRLVARMRAKKDNSFEKAVEALEKFKKGEKLTLDELLLLQRYNLV, encoded by the coding sequence ATGCCAACGGTCAAAGTGGATCCAGAGGAAATAAAGAGGATCAAGAAGGAAATTGAGGCCCTGGAGAAGGAGAGGAGCGAAATCCGGGCCAAGCTCGACGAGCTCGAAAAGGAGCTCCAGAGCTGGATTCAAAAGAGGGACGAGAAGAACAAGGAGGTTCAGCAACTTCGCCAGAAGGGCAGGGAGTACAAGGCCAAGAGGGATGAAATCAATGCCCAGATACAGGCCCTTAAGAAGAACCGTGAGGAGATCAACGCGAAGCTTGACCTTCTCTATCAGGAGATACTCGAATATAGAACCAAGAGGGACGAGTACAACCAGCTTAGAAGGCTCAACATGCCAGCGGAGAAGATCCAGGAGAAGATCGAGAAGCTCGAGTGGGAGCTCCAGACCAACCCGAAGATAACCCCCGAGAGGGAGAAGCAGATCGTCGACCAGATCCAGGTTCTCGCGACGGAACTCGAGATAATCCAGCAGGCGGACAGGTTCCATAAGAAGCTCGTGGAGACCAGGAAGAAGGTCGACCAGCTTAAGAAGGCCAGGAGGGCCATAAGCCTCGAGATTCAGAAGTTGGCAAACCAGAGCCAGCAGTTCCACGAGATGATGATCAAGGCCTTCAACCAGGCGGACGAGGTCAAGAAGGAGGCCGACGAGTACCACGCCAAGGTCGTCGAGCTCCGCGACAAAGTCAGGGAGGTCAGGAGGCAGCTCAGGGAGCTTGAGAGGAAGATACGCGAGTACGACGACAAGCACAAGGAGCTCATCGCATACAGGCTCGTCGCCAGGATGAGGGCCAAGAAGGACAACAGCTTCGAAAAGGCCGTCGAGGCCCTTGAGAAGTTCAAGAAGGGAGAGAAGCTCACCCTCGACGAGCTGCTGCTTCTCCAGAGGTACAACCTCGTCTGA
- a CDS encoding DUF2103 domain-containing protein: protein MPKHFKRGVKREHHFLKGLEKPLEEIAGIPGVKKVIPGRIYASDSRGFEIKVTRETQTGLKLVAKSDGSVQEVFLVVDKADRERVRVEIERISERWKRN, encoded by the coding sequence ATGCCCAAGCACTTCAAGCGCGGAGTCAAGAGGGAGCATCATTTCCTCAAGGGCCTTGAGAAACCCCTGGAAGAGATAGCCGGCATTCCCGGAGTGAAAAAGGTAATCCCCGGGAGGATATACGCCAGCGATTCCAGGGGCTTTGAGATAAAGGTCACACGGGAAACACAGACCGGACTGAAGCTTGTCGCCAAGAGCGATGGGAGCGTTCAGGAGGTCTTCTTGGTCGTTGATAAAGCGGACAGGGAAAGGGTGAGGGTAGAGATAGAGAGAATCTCAGAGCGCTGGAAGAGGAATTAA
- a CDS encoding universal stress protein, with translation MSVKILVLIDGSKWSQKAALHAIAVAKKKRGKVILFSVLDRREAKAMAFNLSMFSERLDHIEQFEEEIWRDMKKGIKNIMTTLMELCQEEGVNCSFRIVEGLAKEKILEEANSGNYTMVVMGAYGRSGKTRIGSLLEEVVGMIHIPTMIVR, from the coding sequence ATGAGCGTTAAGATACTCGTCCTCATAGACGGCTCCAAGTGGAGCCAGAAGGCGGCCCTCCATGCGATTGCCGTGGCCAAGAAAAAGCGGGGCAAGGTCATCCTCTTCTCGGTCCTGGACAGGAGGGAAGCGAAGGCGATGGCCTTCAACCTGAGCATGTTCAGCGAGAGGCTCGACCACATAGAGCAGTTCGAGGAGGAGATATGGAGGGACATGAAGAAGGGCATCAAGAACATAATGACGACCCTCATGGAGCTCTGCCAGGAGGAGGGCGTCAACTGCTCCTTCAGGATAGTGGAGGGGCTGGCAAAAGAGAAGATACTGGAAGAGGCCAACTCCGGGAACTACACCATGGTGGTCATGGGCGCCTACGGGAGGAGCGGGAAGACCAGGATAGGCTCGCTCCTCGAGGAGGTCGTTGGAATGATCCACATTCCGACGATGATAGTTCGCTAG
- a CDS encoding signal peptidase I, translated as MVRHRIGLISLILYSLLAFVLLIVVFHFAFGFQYVVILTDSMKPTINPGDLVVTRPVSPDELHVGDIILYRVTVGDSTYRITHRIVDVRTDEDGNLYYVTRGDNRKYADPWRVYPDQVVGRVVLRIPGVGNVLLRAPLIAAVSFIVLMASIAYEIGVILTEGEDSEEREKALLQKNRRMYMVRRARKPGKGNL; from the coding sequence ATGGTAAGACACCGGATAGGTCTAATCTCCCTGATCTTATACTCTCTCCTTGCGTTTGTCCTCCTAATCGTGGTTTTCCACTTCGCCTTCGGCTTTCAGTACGTCGTCATCCTGACGGACTCGATGAAGCCCACCATAAACCCCGGTGATCTCGTGGTTACCAGACCCGTTTCTCCAGATGAGCTCCACGTCGGCGACATCATCCTCTATCGGGTGACGGTGGGGGATTCCACGTACAGGATAACCCACAGAATCGTCGATGTTAGAACCGACGAGGATGGAAACCTCTACTACGTCACTAGGGGGGACAACAGAAAATACGCGGATCCCTGGAGGGTTTATCCGGATCAAGTGGTTGGCAGGGTGGTTTTAAGGATCCCCGGGGTTGGCAACGTTCTTTTGAGGGCTCCGCTCATAGCGGCAGTCTCGTTCATAGTGCTGATGGCTTCTATAGCCTATGAAATCGGAGTCATCCTGACGGAGGGGGAGGACTCTGAGGAAAGGGAAAAGGCTCTTCTCCAGAAAAATAGAAGGATGTACATGGTGAGGCGGGCCAGGAAGCCGGGGAAGGGTAACCTCTGA
- a CDS encoding S16 family serine protease: MKKLYSIAAVLIFILSLIPAVGAQCPSEGHTVVLKAPAVSRTPDGRFVGVATDFVVTVAPGSGHVYLETWPLAEVDMQASARLATQIAGEVTGKDMSKYDVFIQVRADSPIIGGPSAGGTMTVGIIAALEGWNVKSDVMMTGMINPDGTIGPVGGILEKASAAASVGAKLFLIPEGQRIQVVQESQRKSIGGIVQITTKTEKVDVAQYAKDRWGLEVKEVRDIYDAVYYFTGHRLQKPKVPDVIKIDTSFLEGDAREDYQNTTDYYSEVLNKLKESNVDYSTYTSLKEALDQAKSILDQAKKSLDGGMYYTTLSKDFQARIVIRHVDWYMSVQSVQDVSNLLTRVNSYINETEELVSSKQIRGVTMLQAVAAAEERIEEAKSLLQDAWKDFYNADYWDAVGNAAYAYERADTARFWANLGERFAKGDVIEREELRDTARNYIDESSLIATYIESMYGNVVGNSLSDAIQKAEEYYDDGKYSAAIFTAMEARVRGEVFLDTLAIDNTTVLKDKLESMKSAAKTAIGLAQTKGITPLLAIAYYEFAESYEKENTTEGIENAMIFYQYARESAGVFLMKVNSSPGVTWTNPLSPTNSTSTVEPTTTSTPGEQGNTTTSNSGITSICGPGVIGLFALSPLLRRRR; this comes from the coding sequence ATGAAAAAATTATACAGCATCGCCGCAGTTTTAATCTTCATCCTATCCCTCATTCCAGCAGTGGGCGCCCAGTGCCCCAGCGAAGGGCACACCGTCGTCTTAAAGGCCCCGGCAGTGTCAAGGACGCCCGACGGAAGGTTCGTTGGAGTGGCAACAGACTTCGTCGTCACCGTCGCCCCAGGTAGCGGGCACGTCTACCTGGAGACATGGCCGCTGGCGGAGGTTGACATGCAGGCCAGCGCAAGGTTGGCCACTCAGATAGCGGGAGAAGTGACGGGCAAGGACATGAGCAAATACGACGTGTTCATCCAGGTCAGGGCTGATTCACCCATCATAGGCGGTCCCTCGGCTGGAGGAACAATGACGGTTGGAATAATCGCGGCCCTGGAGGGCTGGAACGTAAAGAGCGACGTTATGATGACGGGCATGATAAACCCGGACGGCACCATAGGGCCAGTCGGCGGAATCCTTGAGAAGGCCAGCGCCGCCGCCTCCGTCGGTGCAAAGCTCTTCCTCATCCCCGAGGGCCAGAGGATTCAGGTGGTTCAGGAGAGCCAGCGGAAGAGCATAGGGGGCATCGTCCAGATAACCACCAAGACAGAGAAGGTCGACGTTGCCCAGTACGCCAAAGACAGGTGGGGCCTCGAGGTCAAGGAGGTGAGGGACATCTACGACGCGGTCTACTACTTCACCGGGCACAGGCTCCAGAAGCCCAAAGTCCCGGACGTGATAAAGATAGATACCTCTTTCCTCGAGGGGGACGCCAGGGAAGACTACCAGAACACAACCGACTACTACAGCGAAGTCCTGAACAAGCTCAAGGAAAGCAACGTCGACTACTCCACCTACACCTCACTGAAGGAGGCCCTCGATCAGGCCAAGTCGATCCTGGACCAGGCTAAGAAGAGCCTCGACGGGGGAATGTACTACACCACGCTGAGCAAGGACTTCCAGGCAAGGATCGTCATAAGGCACGTGGACTGGTACATGAGCGTTCAGAGCGTCCAGGACGTCAGCAACCTCCTCACCAGGGTGAACTCGTACATAAACGAAACGGAAGAACTCGTTTCAAGCAAGCAGATCAGGGGTGTAACCATGCTCCAGGCAGTAGCCGCGGCCGAGGAGAGGATCGAGGAGGCCAAAAGCCTACTCCAGGACGCGTGGAAAGACTTCTACAACGCCGACTACTGGGACGCCGTTGGCAACGCGGCCTACGCATATGAGAGGGCAGACACCGCGCGCTTCTGGGCCAATCTGGGTGAGCGCTTTGCAAAGGGCGACGTCATCGAGAGGGAGGAGCTCAGGGACACGGCCAGGAACTACATAGACGAGTCGAGCCTCATAGCGACGTACATTGAGTCAATGTACGGAAACGTGGTCGGAAACTCCCTGAGCGACGCTATTCAGAAGGCGGAGGAGTACTACGACGACGGAAAGTACTCGGCGGCGATCTTCACTGCCATGGAGGCAAGGGTCAGGGGGGAGGTCTTCCTTGACACCCTCGCCATAGACAACACCACGGTTCTGAAGGACAAGCTTGAAAGCATGAAGTCCGCAGCGAAGACGGCCATAGGCTTGGCCCAGACCAAGGGGATAACGCCCCTCCTGGCCATAGCATACTACGAGTTCGCCGAGAGCTACGAGAAGGAGAACACCACCGAAGGAATCGAGAACGCCATGATATTCTACCAGTACGCCAGGGAGAGCGCCGGCGTTTTCCTGATGAAGGTGAACTCAAGCCCAGGGGTAACCTGGACGAACCCGCTCAGCCCGACAAACAGCACAAGCACTGTGGAACCAACTACCACGAGTACCCCGGGCGAGCAAGGGAACACGACAACTAGTAACTCAGGAATAACCTCGATCTGCGGACCTGGGGTTATAGGCCTTTTCGCATTGTCGCCGCTCCTCAGGAGGAGGCGCTGA
- a CDS encoding ArsB/NhaD family transporter, with translation MDVQLAVAVLVFLFTYALIISERVHRTVAALFGAAVVLFLKVVPWEAIPEYLDLDTIFLLIGMMIVVNTAKESGLFEYIAIKTAKLAKGSPMKVLLLFSVVTALVSSILDNVTTVLLLTPMLIYITRLMEVDPIPFLLSEVFASNIGGTATLIGDPPNIMIGSAAGLSFNDFLINMGPIAFLDLFITVLIIYLAYRGEMRVSPKRRERLLSIINGLKEEDAIKDPSLFKKSLVVILSVVALFFIHDRLGLEPAVVALSGASFLLLWSRQDPEHILEKVEWTAIFFFVGLFIIVGSLVETGVISDVASWMMGYVHSTGEAILIITWFSAISSAIVDNIPLTATMIPLIKAMGTSINTYPLWWALSLGACLGGNGTAIGASANVVVIGIAGKEGIRITFNDFLKIGLTIMFATVAVGTGILWLHYVGV, from the coding sequence ATGGATGTTCAGCTCGCAGTGGCGGTCCTCGTGTTCCTCTTTACGTACGCCCTCATAATAAGCGAGAGGGTTCACAGAACGGTAGCTGCCCTCTTCGGCGCGGCGGTGGTCCTTTTTCTGAAGGTGGTGCCGTGGGAGGCCATTCCTGAGTACCTTGATCTGGACACGATATTCCTCCTCATAGGCATGATGATAGTCGTCAACACGGCGAAGGAGAGCGGGCTCTTTGAGTACATCGCCATAAAGACCGCCAAGCTGGCCAAGGGGAGCCCCATGAAGGTGCTTCTCCTGTTCTCCGTGGTGACTGCCCTGGTCAGCTCGATACTCGACAACGTGACCACGGTTCTCCTCCTCACGCCAATGCTGATCTACATAACCCGCCTGATGGAGGTGGATCCCATACCCTTCCTCCTCTCCGAGGTGTTCGCCTCGAACATAGGAGGAACCGCGACGCTGATTGGGGATCCCCCCAACATCATGATCGGCTCAGCGGCGGGACTGAGCTTCAACGACTTCCTGATCAACATGGGGCCGATAGCTTTCCTCGATCTGTTCATAACCGTGCTTATAATCTACCTCGCCTACAGGGGAGAGATGAGGGTGAGCCCGAAAAGGCGGGAGAGACTGCTGTCGATCATAAACGGCCTTAAGGAAGAGGACGCCATAAAGGATCCCTCCCTCTTCAAGAAGTCTCTGGTCGTTATACTGTCAGTCGTGGCACTCTTCTTCATCCACGACAGACTGGGACTTGAGCCGGCCGTTGTGGCCCTCAGCGGCGCTTCTTTCCTGCTCCTCTGGAGCAGGCAGGATCCGGAGCACATACTCGAAAAGGTCGAGTGGACGGCGATATTCTTCTTCGTTGGTCTGTTCATAATAGTTGGCTCCCTCGTTGAGACGGGGGTCATCAGCGACGTCGCGAGCTGGATGATGGGCTACGTCCACTCAACCGGGGAGGCCATACTGATAATAACGTGGTTCTCGGCCATATCATCCGCCATAGTCGACAACATACCCCTCACGGCCACCATGATCCCTCTGATAAAGGCCATGGGGACTTCGATAAACACCTACCCGCTCTGGTGGGCCCTTTCCCTTGGGGCCTGTCTAGGAGGCAACGGAACTGCAATAGGTGCCAGCGCCAACGTTGTCGTCATTGGTATAGCAGGGAAGGAGGGGATAAGGATAACCTTCAACGACTTCCTCAAGATCGGCCTCACGATTATGTTCGCCACCGTGGCGGTTGGAACGGGTATTCTGTGGCTTCACTATGTGGGGGTGTGA
- a CDS encoding universal stress protein — protein sequence MDMDIFNRIISRKFKNIAGDRYEQIAKRYREFLLLPEELVLPEVRSILFPIDRFSLDIPDELLETLSAYSGAFVKLVYVSEERTLRLIEQTLGEEEAEKLRMEKIRFARQTVKDFAPKLERLGLSVLKEPIIGSKSDDVIDMMSAQDFDLLVISRSFGAEPTKTSPTSPVVLKILQHIEKPVIIY from the coding sequence ATGGACATGGACATATTCAACCGGATCATATCGAGGAAGTTCAAGAACATCGCTGGAGACAGGTACGAGCAGATAGCAAAGCGCTATCGTGAGTTCCTCCTCCTGCCGGAAGAGCTCGTCCTGCCGGAGGTTCGCTCGATCCTGTTCCCCATAGATAGGTTCTCCCTTGATATCCCCGACGAGCTGTTGGAGACGCTGAGTGCCTATTCCGGTGCCTTCGTCAAGCTGGTCTACGTATCAGAGGAGCGGACGCTCCGTCTCATCGAGCAGACCCTAGGCGAGGAGGAGGCAGAAAAACTCAGGATGGAGAAGATCAGGTTCGCCCGCCAAACTGTCAAGGACTTCGCTCCGAAGCTTGAGCGGCTCGGGCTTTCAGTGCTCAAGGAACCGATCATAGGGAGCAAGAGCGATGACGTCATAGACATGATGTCCGCCCAGGATTTCGATCTCCTCGTCATCTCCAGGAGCTTTGGGGCGGAGCCCACCAAGACGTCTCCCACCAGCCCCGTCGTCCTCAAAATCCTTCAGCATATAGAGAAGCCGGTGATAATCTACTGA
- a CDS encoding DUF3368 domain-containing protein, with amino-acid sequence MFVVDTTVISNFAKTESLDLMKAILGKDGVTTPQVVDEFKVGVKRGRYPNLEIPLKVLELTEAERELYNLLNQSLGKGEASCIAIAKFRNGILLSDDYDARKKARLLGVKVSGTIGVLVLGVKRGIIELEDANNILNEMLKKGFYAPIKRLEEVMPSSSP; translated from the coding sequence GTGTTTGTAGTGGATACAACAGTTATTTCAAATTTCGCCAAGACGGAGTCCCTTGACCTGATGAAAGCAATCCTGGGGAAAGATGGCGTCACAACGCCCCAAGTGGTGGATGAGTTCAAGGTAGGGGTAAAACGAGGGAGATATCCAAATCTCGAAATTCCACTAAAAGTCCTCGAACTTACTGAGGCGGAGAGAGAACTCTACAACCTTCTCAATCAAAGTCTTGGAAAAGGAGAGGCCTCGTGCATAGCCATTGCAAAGTTTAGGAATGGAATTCTGCTCAGTGACGACTACGACGCGAGAAAGAAAGCGAGATTGCTCGGTGTCAAGGTTTCAGGCACCATAGGAGTCCTCGTTCTTGGCGTCAAAAGAGGCATCATTGAGCTGGAAGATGCAAACAATATATTGAATGAAATGCTCAAGAAGGGCTTTTACGCTCCAATAAAGAGACTTGAAGAGGTCATGCCCTCTTCCTCACCTTAA